In the Mytilus trossulus isolate FHL-02 chromosome 1, PNRI_Mtr1.1.1.hap1, whole genome shotgun sequence genome, one interval contains:
- the LOC134686582 gene encoding transcription factor atf-2-like isoform X1, translating to MPVLMHQQGLQEFYSMLPNEFGSSPSYPAESMDIESDNSDTGPLKRRRRDDDQSSNDSSNIGIPTCIVTPTSNGKSDDEDDEARFIPSRKRREFIPETNKDQCYWEKRRKNNEAARRSREKRRIQDVVLENRIIELSRDNLGLRNELYAIKKKFGIPLNETFQLDENEKESHSEKARLYSLNAPMAPQMPGYMNSQITNSRCAPVMPLSSQLSVRLPPVQDSYPPKTLPYLFAPTSDQYVTNSIASTNSSINSRSEKDVSEYSPKQAAYNHSELNEEIMRKQMKMNYEHIMANKHSEYESDVRNTAEKHESMFRYHDSGNSLPPQEKPSHSFSTNPTSSQMSMAAYCQSRDRSNSLTSRASGLQHESRDRSNSLTSRASGLQHESRDRSNSLTSRTSGLQHEDLSDDYSQDQPLSLTVRRRTNSFSGNDSSNSISSPGSPVSNSPPAMALPHKLRHKLPTDTKNHSPFKDYGSNYYLSGLTQLSEIALAQSNPLPLVKRPSQDDERNDTNSSGSGNNSNPRALIDPRYVERRKRNNEAARKCRENRKTLTTLREVKSSYLENENGKLREELDVLQDEMKRLRDLVEKKRGIRSDHKDGSSSQSSPESESQQGN from the coding sequence ttctCCATCTTATCCAGCAGAGTCTATGGATATCGAGTCAGATAATTCCGATACGGGTCCACTCAAACGTAGGAGACGTGACGATGACCAAAGTTCTAACGATTCATCCAATATTGGCATACCAACATGTATAGTCACTCCAACCTCAAACGGTAAAAGCGATGATGAAGATGATGAGGCAAGATTTATTCCAAGCAGAAAACGCAGGGAATTTATCCCAGAAACTAATAAGGATCAATGTTACTGGGAAAAAAGACGCAAAAACAATGAAGCAGCTAGAAGATCTCGAGAGAAAAGACGTATACAAGATGTTGTCTTAGAAAATCGCATTATAGAGCTTAGTCGCGATAATCTTGGGTTAAGAAACGAGTTGTACGCCATCAAGAAAAAGTTTGGAATACCCCTCAACGAAACATTTCAACTGGATGAAAATGAGAAGGAAAGTCATTCCGAGAAGGCTAGATTGTATTCTTTAAATGCTCCAATGGCACCACAAATGCCAGGATATATGAATTCCCAAATAACGAACTCTCGCTGTGCACCAGTAATGCCTTTATCATCCCAGTTATCTGTAAGACTGCCTCCAGTTCAAGATAGTTATCCTCCAAAAACATTACCGTATTTATTTGCTCCTACCTCTGATCAGTATGTGACCAATTCGATAGCATCTACAAACTCATCAATTAATTCCAGATCTGAAAAAGACGTTTCTGAATACAGTCCCAAACAAGCAGCGTACAATCACTCGGAACTTAATGAAGAAATCATGCGAAagcagatgaaaatgaattatgaacatatcatgGCAAACAAACATTCAGAATATGAATCGGATGTTCGCAACACAGCTGAAAAACATGAATCCATGTTCCGATATCATGACTCTGGAAACAGCCTGCCTCCTCAGGAAAAACCATCTCATTCATTTTCAACCAATCCTACCTCATCACAAATGTCTATGGCAGCCTACTGTCAGTCTCGTGATAGATCAAATAGTTTAACTTCACGCGCATCAGGGCTGCAACACGAGTCTCGTGATAGATCAAATAGCTTAACTTCACGCGCATCAGGTCTGCAACACGAGTCTCGTGATAGATCAAATAGTTTAACCTCTCGCACATCAGGGCTGCAACACGAAGACCTTTCAGATGACTACTCTCAGGATCAACCATTATCTCTCACTGTTAGACGTCGAACTAACAGTTTCTCAGGAAATGACAGCTCAAATTCCATATCCTCACCAGGAAGTCCAGTTTCTAACAGTCCCCCAGCCATGGCATTACCTCATAAACTACGACACAAGCTACCTACAGATACTAAAAACCATTCTCCTTTCAAAGACTATGGAAGTAATTACTATCTAAGTGGACTAACGCAGCTTTCCGAGATTGCGCTAGCTCAGTCAAACCCTCTACCTCTTGTAAAACGACCATCTCAAGATGACGAACGAAACGATACAAATTCTTCAGGGAGTGGAAATAACAGTAATCCTAGAGCTTTAATTGATCCCAGGTATGTCGAAAGACGTAAACGAAATAATGAAGCAGCAAGAAAATGCAGGGAAAACAGAAAAACACTCACAACGCTGCGTGAGGTGAAGTCCAGTTATCTAGAAAATGAAAACGGGAAACTTAGAGAAGAACTTGATGTATTACAGGATGAAATGAAAAGGCTACGAGATCTCGTTGAGAAAAAAAGAGGTATCAGGTCTGACCATAAGGATGGTAGCAGCAGTCAGTCTAGTCCCGAAAGCGAGTCTCAACAGGGAAATTGA
- the LOC134686582 gene encoding transcription factor atf-2-like isoform X2, whose protein sequence is MDIESDNSDTGPLKRRRRDDDQSSNDSSNIGIPTCIVTPTSNGKSDDEDDEARFIPSRKRREFIPETNKDQCYWEKRRKNNEAARRSREKRRIQDVVLENRIIELSRDNLGLRNELYAIKKKFGIPLNETFQLDENEKESHSEKARLYSLNAPMAPQMPGYMNSQITNSRCAPVMPLSSQLSVRLPPVQDSYPPKTLPYLFAPTSDQYVTNSIASTNSSINSRSEKDVSEYSPKQAAYNHSELNEEIMRKQMKMNYEHIMANKHSEYESDVRNTAEKHESMFRYHDSGNSLPPQEKPSHSFSTNPTSSQMSMAAYCQSRDRSNSLTSRASGLQHESRDRSNSLTSRASGLQHESRDRSNSLTSRTSGLQHEDLSDDYSQDQPLSLTVRRRTNSFSGNDSSNSISSPGSPVSNSPPAMALPHKLRHKLPTDTKNHSPFKDYGSNYYLSGLTQLSEIALAQSNPLPLVKRPSQDDERNDTNSSGSGNNSNPRALIDPRYVERRKRNNEAARKCRENRKTLTTLREVKSSYLENENGKLREELDVLQDEMKRLRDLVEKKRGIRSDHKDGSSSQSSPESESQQGN, encoded by the coding sequence ATGGATATCGAGTCAGATAATTCCGATACGGGTCCACTCAAACGTAGGAGACGTGACGATGACCAAAGTTCTAACGATTCATCCAATATTGGCATACCAACATGTATAGTCACTCCAACCTCAAACGGTAAAAGCGATGATGAAGATGATGAGGCAAGATTTATTCCAAGCAGAAAACGCAGGGAATTTATCCCAGAAACTAATAAGGATCAATGTTACTGGGAAAAAAGACGCAAAAACAATGAAGCAGCTAGAAGATCTCGAGAGAAAAGACGTATACAAGATGTTGTCTTAGAAAATCGCATTATAGAGCTTAGTCGCGATAATCTTGGGTTAAGAAACGAGTTGTACGCCATCAAGAAAAAGTTTGGAATACCCCTCAACGAAACATTTCAACTGGATGAAAATGAGAAGGAAAGTCATTCCGAGAAGGCTAGATTGTATTCTTTAAATGCTCCAATGGCACCACAAATGCCAGGATATATGAATTCCCAAATAACGAACTCTCGCTGTGCACCAGTAATGCCTTTATCATCCCAGTTATCTGTAAGACTGCCTCCAGTTCAAGATAGTTATCCTCCAAAAACATTACCGTATTTATTTGCTCCTACCTCTGATCAGTATGTGACCAATTCGATAGCATCTACAAACTCATCAATTAATTCCAGATCTGAAAAAGACGTTTCTGAATACAGTCCCAAACAAGCAGCGTACAATCACTCGGAACTTAATGAAGAAATCATGCGAAagcagatgaaaatgaattatgaacatatcatgGCAAACAAACATTCAGAATATGAATCGGATGTTCGCAACACAGCTGAAAAACATGAATCCATGTTCCGATATCATGACTCTGGAAACAGCCTGCCTCCTCAGGAAAAACCATCTCATTCATTTTCAACCAATCCTACCTCATCACAAATGTCTATGGCAGCCTACTGTCAGTCTCGTGATAGATCAAATAGTTTAACTTCACGCGCATCAGGGCTGCAACACGAGTCTCGTGATAGATCAAATAGCTTAACTTCACGCGCATCAGGTCTGCAACACGAGTCTCGTGATAGATCAAATAGTTTAACCTCTCGCACATCAGGGCTGCAACACGAAGACCTTTCAGATGACTACTCTCAGGATCAACCATTATCTCTCACTGTTAGACGTCGAACTAACAGTTTCTCAGGAAATGACAGCTCAAATTCCATATCCTCACCAGGAAGTCCAGTTTCTAACAGTCCCCCAGCCATGGCATTACCTCATAAACTACGACACAAGCTACCTACAGATACTAAAAACCATTCTCCTTTCAAAGACTATGGAAGTAATTACTATCTAAGTGGACTAACGCAGCTTTCCGAGATTGCGCTAGCTCAGTCAAACCCTCTACCTCTTGTAAAACGACCATCTCAAGATGACGAACGAAACGATACAAATTCTTCAGGGAGTGGAAATAACAGTAATCCTAGAGCTTTAATTGATCCCAGGTATGTCGAAAGACGTAAACGAAATAATGAAGCAGCAAGAAAATGCAGGGAAAACAGAAAAACACTCACAACGCTGCGTGAGGTGAAGTCCAGTTATCTAGAAAATGAAAACGGGAAACTTAGAGAAGAACTTGATGTATTACAGGATGAAATGAAAAGGCTACGAGATCTCGTTGAGAAAAAAAGAGGTATCAGGTCTGACCATAAGGATGGTAGCAGCAGTCAGTCTAGTCCCGAAAGCGAGTCTCAACAGGGAAATTGA